The following are encoded together in the Vigna angularis cultivar LongXiaoDou No.4 chromosome 9, ASM1680809v1, whole genome shotgun sequence genome:
- the LOC108346908 gene encoding uncharacterized protein LOC108346908 codes for MRGLFLPWNPLRFHTLTFTSLPNRSLTLSASLESLSQVSARERRRERSERRERKSGANWREEVEMKLIEKPKKKGSWMDELNLDNLAKLGPQWWVIRVLRIRGHEIAQLLARSLALNYPDVEFKIYVPSVNEKRRLKNGSYSVKPRQLFPGCVFLRCVMNKELHDFIREYDGVGGFIGSTVGNTKRQINRPKPLSDEDVDAILRQAKEEQEKTDQAFEEEEKRAALVSGIRNTELEPDNVLNAIVDTKSKRRHRKTSDQVTVKEASSNRNKYKLLVPGSTVNVVSGTFSGFTGTLKKLNRKTKMATVHFTLFGKENIADINVNEIGLETNRGL; via the exons ATGAGAGGATTGTTTCTCCCATGGAATCCATTGCGCTTCCACACTCTCACTTTTACTTCCCTTCCAAACAGATCCTTAACCCTCTCAGCTTCCTTGGAGTCCCTCTCTCAGGTGAGCGCGCGCGAGAGGAGACGTGAGAGGAgcgagagaagagagagaaagagcgGCGCCAACTGGAGGGAGGAGGTGGAGATGAAACTCATCGAGAAGCCGAAGAAGAAAGGTTCGTGGATGGATGAACTGAACCTGGACAACCTCGCCAAGTTGGGTCCTCAATGGTGGGTCATTCGTGTTTTGAGGATTAGGGGTCACGAAATCGCGCAACTCCTCGCTCGCTCCCTCGCTCTAAACTACCCCGACGTCGAATTTAAG ATATATGTTCCATCCGTCAATGAGAAAAGGAGATTGAAGAATGGTTCCTACTCTGTTAAACCAAGGCAATTGTTCCCAGGATGTGTTTTCTTGAGATGTGTGATGAACAAAGAATTACATGACTTCATAAGAGAGTATGATGGTGTTGGAGGATTTATTGGTTCCACAGTTGGAAACAC AAAGAGACAGATCAATAGACCTAAGCCATTATCTGATGAAGATGTGGATGCAATCTTAAGACAAgcaaaagaagaacaagaaaaaactGACCAAGCttttgaggaagaagagaaaagagctGCTCTAGTCTCTGGGATTCGAAATACAGAATTAGAACCCGATAATGTTTTGAATGCTATTGTTGATACTAAATCTAAAAGGAGGCATAGGAAAACTTCTGACCAGGTCACAGTCAAAGAGGCCTCTTCTAATCGAAACAAATATAAACTCCTTGTTCCAGGTTCCACTGTTAATGTTGTATCTGGAACCTTTTCAGGGTTTACAGGCACCCTCAAGAAGCTAAATCGGAAAACTAAAATG GCTACTGTGCATTTCACTCTATTTGGGAAAGAGAACATAGCAGACATCAATGTTAATGAAATTGGTCTAGAGACAAACCGTGGCCTGTAG